GCAGGCGCACGCCGGCGTCGGCGGCGCAGGCACCGGCGCCTGTTCGGGCGACATGCTGCTCGGGGCGCTGGCCGCATGCGCCCAGATCACGTGCCAGATGGTGGCGACGGCGATGGGCCTCGAGGTGCGCAGCATCGGCGTCACCGTCGAGGGCGACCTCGACCTGCGGGGCACGCTCGGCGTCGACCGGGAGGCGCCGGTCGGGTTCACCGACATCCGCCTCGCCTTCGACATCGATGCGCCGGGGGCGACCGAGGAGCAGCTCGACGGCCTGCGCCGGCGCACCGAGCGCTACTGCGTCGTCATGCAGACCCTGACCGATCCGCCGCCGGTCACCGCCACCTGGGACAGCTAGCTCGCCGGCGCGGGGCGGAAGTCATAGCGCGATGCGATCGCGCCCATCTCCGCCGGCGTCGGCGGCGCACCGCGGCCCGAGAACGCCTCGCCCAGCTCGCGCATGTAGCCCTCGAACCCGGCCGGCGTGTTCAGGTTGAGGAAGCGCACGGGCCCGTCGCTGCGGTTCGCGAACGTGTGCACGGTGCCGGGCGGCACGCACACGAACGTGCCCGGCTGCGCGTCGATCGTCTCGCCGTCGACGAGGAACGTGAGCACGCCCTCGAGGACGTAGAACATGTCGTGCAGGCGGTCGTGGACGTGCGCCGGCGGGCCGGGGAAGCCGGCCTCGAGCTCGGTCTCGCTCATGAAGACGGTGCCGCCCGTGGTGGCCGTCTCGGCCTTGATCGAGAGGGTCG
The sequence above is a segment of the Gaiellales bacterium genome. Coding sequences within it:
- a CDS encoding OsmC family protein; this encodes MDLRAMQEPLKAGYRADPDSGKITLVARGGQGEEPIACSVDLGRALHEAQAHAGVGGAGTGACSGDMLLGALAACAQITCQMVATAMGLEVRSIGVTVEGDLDLRGTLGVDREAPVGFTDIRLAFDIDAPGATEEQLDGLRRRTERYCVVMQTLTDPPPVTATWDS
- a CDS encoding cupin domain-containing protein produces the protein MSQPDTRAVILEPGGGERITIGASTLSIKAETATTGGTVFMSETELEAGFPGPPAHVHDRLHDMFYVLEGVLTFLVDGETIDAQPGTFVCVPPGTVHTFANRSDGPVRFLNLNTPAGFEGYMRELGEAFSGRGAPPTPAEMGAIASRYDFRPAPAS